The following proteins are co-located in the Paludibaculum fermentans genome:
- a CDS encoding protein kinase domain-containing protein — MKSEQWAVVKEILYEALERPCEARREYVLQACGPQTELAEEVFSLLNAQDENAGFLTVHPPAEIVPVPDLEPGDRIGPYRIVEEIGRGGMGSVYLAVRDDGAYEQQVAIKLVKRGMDTDFVLQRFRYERQLLAFLSHPYIARLLEGGSTSEGRPYFVMEFVPGRPIMHYCSEARVDLQGRLRIFRQVCEAVDHAHRNLIVHRDLKPANILITEDGIPRLLDFGIATLLLPDAPEMAAARTGETRMLTPDYCSPEQFRGEPVTTAADVYSLGTVLYELLTGHKAHKFQSKVHSELERVICLEDPVKPSDILTDEVVHATIQPKALRGDLDRIVLKAMHKEPARRYSSVEQLSEDLRRYLEGRPVLAQPDSLSYRWCKFAARNKASVAAGALAVLSLIGGIVATSWQAHIARVQRDRAERRFEDVRRLATSFLVENDTLATLPGGTGIRGKLIQRSLEYLDGLAKEAAGDLGLQRELAMAYEKMGDVQGRADGPNVGDTAAALSSYRKALAIRESMQAADPGNVDNQRHLAVSLSRMSGVLKIAGEYQAGLELDRRSLGIRERLLAGDPANRGLQREVAASYTTLGGSLFQVGQWAGVLPARRNALKLYSALTQQKDAASEDWHGLALANLRMGSILRHSKEPVESERHYLDALKAARVGLKLWPSNLGLRQMEASAASGLGSLQLEQGHLNAALRNYQTAQGIYEDLERADPDDVRLRSLTATEHYHIGRALLKQHQASQAMEEFRQSLSLRESVAARNPLNAGAKGEVAESLAGLGDTHAAAGNRSEAMIWYGRALTVLDDLNRQKRANSASLTELARVTAEMAKLTANGR, encoded by the coding sequence ATGAAGAGCGAGCAGTGGGCCGTCGTCAAAGAGATCCTGTACGAAGCGCTTGAGCGGCCCTGCGAAGCGCGCCGCGAGTATGTCCTGCAGGCCTGCGGACCCCAGACCGAACTGGCCGAAGAAGTCTTCTCCCTGTTGAATGCGCAGGACGAGAATGCGGGTTTCCTTACCGTCCATCCCCCCGCTGAAATCGTCCCCGTGCCCGACCTCGAACCGGGTGACCGCATCGGTCCCTACCGCATCGTGGAGGAGATCGGTCGCGGCGGCATGGGCAGCGTCTATCTCGCCGTACGCGACGACGGCGCGTACGAGCAGCAGGTCGCCATCAAGCTCGTCAAACGCGGCATGGACACCGACTTTGTCCTGCAGCGCTTCCGCTATGAGCGCCAGTTGCTGGCCTTCCTCAGCCATCCCTACATAGCCCGCCTGCTCGAAGGTGGTAGCACCTCCGAGGGCCGGCCGTACTTCGTCATGGAGTTCGTGCCCGGCCGGCCGATCATGCACTACTGCAGCGAGGCGCGCGTCGATCTCCAGGGCCGCCTGCGCATCTTCCGCCAGGTGTGCGAGGCGGTCGACCACGCCCACCGCAATCTCATCGTCCATCGCGATTTGAAGCCGGCCAACATCCTCATCACCGAGGACGGCATTCCGCGCCTGCTCGACTTCGGCATCGCCACCCTGCTGCTGCCGGACGCTCCCGAAATGGCCGCCGCCCGCACGGGCGAAACGCGCATGTTGACGCCGGATTACTGTAGTCCGGAACAGTTCCGCGGCGAGCCTGTCACCACCGCCGCCGATGTCTACTCCCTCGGCACGGTGCTCTACGAACTGCTCACCGGCCACAAAGCGCACAAGTTCCAGTCGAAGGTCCACTCCGAGCTCGAGCGCGTCATCTGCCTCGAGGATCCGGTGAAGCCCAGCGACATTCTCACCGACGAGGTGGTGCACGCCACCATCCAGCCCAAGGCGTTGCGCGGTGACCTCGACCGCATCGTCCTCAAGGCCATGCACAAGGAGCCCGCCCGACGCTATTCGTCGGTCGAGCAACTGTCCGAGGATCTGCGCCGCTACCTGGAGGGCCGGCCCGTCCTCGCCCAGCCCGACTCTTTGTCCTACCGCTGGTGCAAATTTGCCGCGCGGAACAAAGCCAGTGTCGCGGCCGGAGCCCTGGCCGTGCTGAGCCTGATCGGCGGCATCGTGGCTACCTCGTGGCAGGCCCACATCGCCCGGGTTCAGCGGGATCGGGCGGAGCGCCGTTTTGAAGACGTGCGCCGCCTGGCGACCTCGTTTCTCGTCGAGAACGACACGCTCGCCACGCTGCCTGGCGGCACCGGCATCCGCGGCAAGCTGATTCAGCGCTCGCTCGAGTATCTCGACGGGCTGGCCAAGGAAGCGGCTGGAGACCTGGGCCTGCAGCGTGAACTTGCCATGGCCTACGAGAAGATGGGCGACGTCCAGGGCCGTGCCGACGGCCCCAATGTCGGGGACACCGCCGCCGCCCTCAGCAGCTACCGCAAGGCCTTGGCCATCCGCGAGTCCATGCAGGCGGCCGATCCCGGCAACGTCGACAATCAACGCCACCTGGCGGTCTCGCTCTCGCGCATGAGCGGCGTACTCAAGATCGCCGGTGAATACCAGGCCGGTCTCGAGTTGGACCGGCGCTCCCTCGGCATCCGCGAACGCCTGCTGGCCGGCGACCCCGCCAATCGCGGCCTCCAGCGCGAAGTGGCCGCCAGCTACACCACGCTTGGCGGCAGCCTGTTCCAGGTGGGCCAGTGGGCCGGCGTCCTGCCCGCCCGCCGGAACGCCCTGAAGCTCTACAGCGCGCTCACGCAGCAGAAGGATGCGGCCTCGGAGGACTGGCATGGCCTGGCTCTCGCGAACCTGCGCATGGGCAGCATCCTGCGCCATTCCAAGGAGCCTGTCGAGTCCGAACGCCACTACCTGGATGCCCTGAAGGCGGCTCGTGTCGGCCTCAAGTTGTGGCCCTCCAACCTCGGCCTGCGCCAGATGGAGGCTTCGGCCGCCAGCGGCCTGGGCAGTCTCCAGCTCGAACAGGGCCACCTCAATGCGGCCCTCCGCAACTATCAGACAGCACAGGGGATCTACGAGGATTTGGAGCGCGCTGACCCGGACGATGTGCGCCTCCGCAGCCTCACCGCCACCGAGCACTATCACATCGGCCGCGCCTTGCTGAAGCAGCATCAGGCCAGCCAGGCGATGGAGGAGTTCCGGCAGTCGCTCTCGCTGCGCGAATCCGTCGCCGCCAGGAACCCGCTCAACGCCGGAGCCAAGGGCGAGGTGGCTGAGTCGCTGGCCGGGCTCGGCGACACGCATGCCGCCGCCGGCAACCGGAGCGAGGCGATGATCTGGTACGGTCGCGCCCTGACGGTGCTCGACGACCTCAACAGACAGAAACGGGCCAACTCAGCGAGCTTGACTGAGTTGGCCCGTGTCACGGCGGAGATGGCGAAATTGACCGCCAACGGCCGTTAG
- a CDS encoding BsuPI-related putative proteinase inhibitor codes for MRTTTALFAVLLCPSLFAQDYLPLGDGNYWTYRSDKSAETFTIAVGTPYQLNSQIYYSVKGYGTARNFLRRTAEGNLVQVDLETGIESPVTSFEPGKQWESPLSGCQQTGEASAKRGEYAGPVGIFPAAQTVHYGPGACADSGFSEETYIENIGLVRRVVNTLAGPVQYDLVAARVGKFTFSAGPSVIVRVSVPENSFQRNTAAEALHLQARLHIDTVSAVGVAVRFPTSQRYEMVFRNPAGAVVYRWSDGKGFTDAVAEETIGGRRTYLIEGEIDAAAAAGLEDGMYTIEAWLTTGDGPKFASSAAVELYTRPAA; via the coding sequence ATGAGAACCACTACGGCCCTGTTCGCGGTACTGTTGTGCCCGTCGTTATTCGCCCAGGACTACCTCCCCCTGGGCGATGGCAACTATTGGACTTACCGGTCGGACAAATCCGCGGAAACATTCACGATCGCCGTCGGGACACCCTACCAGCTAAATAGTCAGATCTACTACTCTGTGAAGGGCTACGGCACGGCGCGGAACTTCCTGCGGAGGACGGCCGAAGGGAATCTTGTCCAGGTGGATTTGGAAACGGGCATCGAGTCGCCGGTTACCAGCTTCGAACCAGGCAAGCAGTGGGAATCCCCACTCAGCGGCTGCCAACAGACCGGTGAGGCGTCAGCCAAGCGCGGTGAGTATGCCGGGCCGGTTGGAATCTTCCCGGCGGCGCAGACGGTCCACTACGGACCGGGGGCGTGCGCCGACTCCGGTTTCTCGGAGGAGACCTACATCGAGAACATCGGGTTGGTGCGCCGGGTGGTCAACACCCTGGCCGGCCCGGTGCAGTACGATCTGGTCGCAGCGCGAGTCGGAAAGTTCACGTTCAGCGCCGGGCCGAGTGTGATTGTCCGGGTGAGCGTGCCGGAGAACTCGTTCCAGCGCAACACGGCCGCGGAAGCCCTGCACCTGCAGGCGCGTTTGCATATCGACACGGTGTCGGCCGTGGGCGTGGCGGTCCGGTTCCCCACTTCCCAGCGGTATGAGATGGTGTTTCGGAATCCGGCCGGCGCAGTTGTATACCGCTGGTCCGACGGCAAGGGATTCACGGATGCGGTGGCGGAAGAGACCATCGGGGGCCGCAGAACTTATCTGATCGAGGGCGAAATCGACGCCGCGGCGGCGGCCGGCCTGGAGGATGGGATGTATACGATCGAGGCCTGGCTGACAACCGGCGACGGGCCGAAGTTCGCGTCTTCGGCCGCCGTGGAACTGTACACCCGGCCGGCGGCCTAA
- a CDS encoding carbohydrate-binding family 9-like protein, with product MSYTCYRADSPVDWSRVPVSPRFVDMVSGEPGLFDTRAAAVWDDEALHIRFWSEEPFIEAGLTERDSLIFLESDIEVFIDGGDCYYEFEMNALGTIYEVFFIWRDSYEKYRSEEFDVHRRRALTFGGDYDRTGASFWRGTHPRGIRWAFLDWDFPGLRTSVQIEGRLNDTTRISRGWWAEVSLPWQGMRHLANGRTLPPQDGDLWRMFFGRFEKLMTGGREVQPHPAWCWTPHGVYDTHRPECWTEVYFSVNSLENLPKSGS from the coding sequence GTGAGCTACACCTGCTACCGCGCGGACAGCCCCGTCGACTGGAGCCGCGTGCCCGTTTCGCCGCGTTTTGTCGATATGGTTTCGGGCGAACCGGGACTGTTCGACACCCGCGCCGCTGCGGTCTGGGACGATGAGGCGCTGCACATCCGCTTCTGGAGCGAGGAGCCCTTTATCGAGGCCGGGCTGACAGAACGCGATTCGCTCATCTTCCTGGAGAGCGATATCGAAGTCTTTATCGACGGCGGGGACTGCTACTACGAATTCGAAATGAACGCTTTGGGCACCATTTACGAGGTGTTCTTCATCTGGCGGGATTCGTACGAAAAGTATCGGTCCGAAGAGTTTGACGTCCACCGCCGGAGGGCCCTCACCTTTGGAGGCGACTACGACCGGACCGGAGCGTCGTTCTGGCGCGGCACGCATCCGCGCGGCATCCGTTGGGCGTTTCTGGATTGGGACTTCCCAGGGCTGCGCACGTCCGTCCAGATCGAGGGGCGGCTGAACGACACCACCCGGATCTCCCGGGGCTGGTGGGCCGAGGTATCCCTACCGTGGCAGGGCATGCGGCATCTGGCGAACGGACGGACGCTGCCGCCGCAAGACGGCGATCTTTGGCGGATGTTCTTCGGGCGGTTCGAAAAACTGATGACGGGAGGCAGGGAAGTCCAGCCCCACCCTGCCTGGTGCTGGACGCCCCACGGTGTGTACGACACCCACCGCCCGGAATGCTGGACGGAAGTGTACTTCTCCGTTAATTCGCTGGAAAACCTACCAAAATCGGGCAGTTAG
- a CDS encoding DUF1015 domain-containing protein: MANIHPLHALRYTPAAGDIAELATLPYDVIPPALEADYKSRSPYNFAHLILPQGDYAGAAARLSAWKQEGIVARDPEEAFFVYEQTFPAPGTGEILTRRGFVGLGDTEDYGTNVFRHEWTMSGPKEDRFRLLQATQVQFDSIFMLFPDPSGTVEAKLAAVCATEPDLVYSDHEQTQHKLWRVADAAWSSSMQALMSDRPLLIADGHHRYETALRMGQPRTLMTFVSLDSPGLRCFATHRIVHSLKDFQPEAFLAKLPNVGDGIEPLVSPAGAIRFGVVMENGAFHCDVPANEGALNVAVLQDSILTPLLGITPEVVTAGTNLRYKRTREEALAEVKEGRAQITFLLEDLPIDGMARVSFGGQVLPQKSTYFYPKMGSGLVMLELEP; encoded by the coding sequence ATGGCCAACATTCATCCTCTGCACGCCCTGCGCTATACGCCTGCCGCCGGAGATATCGCGGAACTGGCAACCCTGCCCTACGACGTGATCCCCCCAGCGCTGGAGGCGGACTATAAGTCGCGCAGCCCGTATAACTTCGCGCACCTGATCCTGCCGCAGGGCGACTATGCGGGCGCCGCCGCCAGGCTCTCGGCATGGAAGCAAGAGGGGATCGTGGCCCGGGATCCGGAAGAGGCCTTCTTCGTGTACGAGCAGACGTTTCCGGCTCCAGGTACGGGTGAGATCCTGACCCGCCGCGGCTTCGTCGGGCTGGGCGACACCGAGGATTACGGGACGAACGTCTTCCGCCATGAGTGGACCATGAGCGGACCCAAGGAAGACCGTTTCCGCCTGCTGCAGGCCACGCAGGTTCAGTTCGATTCGATCTTCATGCTGTTCCCGGATCCCAGCGGCACGGTGGAAGCGAAGCTGGCCGCGGTCTGCGCGACGGAACCCGATCTGGTCTACTCCGACCATGAACAGACCCAGCACAAGCTGTGGCGCGTGGCGGATGCGGCCTGGAGCTCGTCGATGCAGGCGTTGATGAGCGACCGGCCGCTGCTGATCGCGGACGGCCACCACCGCTATGAAACGGCTCTGCGCATGGGACAGCCCAGGACGCTGATGACCTTCGTCAGCCTGGACTCGCCGGGCCTGCGCTGCTTTGCAACGCACCGCATCGTACATTCATTGAAAGACTTCCAGCCGGAGGCCTTCCTCGCCAAGTTGCCGAACGTGGGCGACGGGATCGAGCCCCTGGTTTCGCCCGCGGGCGCCATCCGCTTCGGAGTGGTCATGGAGAACGGCGCCTTCCACTGCGATGTGCCGGCAAACGAAGGAGCGTTGAACGTCGCCGTGCTCCAGGATTCCATTCTCACCCCGCTGCTGGGCATTACGCCCGAGGTAGTGACGGCGGGCACGAACCTGCGCTACAAGCGGACCCGGGAAGAGGCGCTGGCCGAGGTGAAGGAAGGCCGGGCACAGATCACCTTTCTGCTGGAAGACCTGCCCATCGACGGGATGGCCAGGGTCTCGTTCGGCGGCCAGGTGCTGCCGCAGAAATCGACTTACTTCTACCCGAAGATGGGCTCAGGCCTGGTGATGCTGGAACTAGAGCCGTGA
- a CDS encoding HpcH/HpaI aldolase family protein, which produces MTSSSHPFPVLARLRAGQPVFAATITTPSVEAAAHLANLGFHFLWIEMEHSPITLETLRVMVLGTRGLPAQVFARVPVIEYWTAKRVLDQGVTGVIFPFTTTPELSQRAADACHYPPLGRRGSGAGNAVRTWPEPGNYYDSADRNVAVMCVVEEAAALEHIDEICATPGVDIIFIGTSDLSFSLGLRGRQDAPELLEAIDKIAAAAQKHGKFLGRPAGNAAQVEAFQQKGFLLFQLPTEIGLMEAGARQLLDSVGISAPNPATRSQY; this is translated from the coding sequence GTGACGTCTTCTTCTCATCCATTTCCCGTACTGGCCCGCCTTCGTGCGGGCCAGCCCGTTTTTGCGGCCACCATCACTACTCCATCGGTCGAGGCCGCGGCCCATCTGGCCAACCTTGGCTTCCATTTCCTCTGGATCGAGATGGAGCATTCGCCCATTACCCTGGAGACTTTGCGAGTCATGGTGTTGGGTACGCGCGGCCTGCCGGCGCAGGTCTTTGCCCGTGTGCCTGTCATCGAATACTGGACGGCCAAGCGGGTGCTGGATCAGGGTGTGACCGGGGTGATCTTCCCGTTTACGACGACGCCGGAACTCTCTCAACGCGCGGCCGACGCATGCCACTATCCGCCGCTGGGACGGCGTGGATCGGGCGCCGGCAATGCGGTCCGCACGTGGCCGGAGCCGGGCAACTACTACGATTCAGCCGACCGCAACGTAGCCGTGATGTGCGTGGTGGAAGAGGCGGCCGCGCTGGAGCATATCGACGAGATCTGCGCGACGCCAGGCGTCGACATCATCTTCATCGGAACCAGCGACCTGTCGTTCTCACTGGGGCTGCGCGGCCGCCAGGATGCGCCCGAACTACTGGAGGCGATCGACAAGATTGCCGCCGCCGCACAGAAGCACGGTAAGTTCCTGGGCCGGCCCGCCGGCAATGCGGCGCAAGTGGAGGCGTTCCAGCAGAAGGGCTTTCTGTTGTTCCAGTTGCCGACGGAGATCGGACTCATGGAAGCCGGCGCAAGGCAGTTGCTGGACTCGGTTGGGATCTCGGCGCCAAACCCGGCCACGCGCTCGCAATACTAG
- the ald gene encoding alanine dehydrogenase has protein sequence MIIGVPREVKDHESRVGLVPHGVTALLESGHQVIVQTRAGHLSSITDEEYVEAGARIVPTAADVWNQADIVTKVKEPQSSEYGFFREGLTLFTYLHLAPLPDLTQKLVETKVTGVAYETIQEKDGSLPLLTPMSEVAGRMSVQIGAQYLEAPNGGRGVLLGGIPGVAPANVVVLGGGIVGHNAAKMAFGLGANVTIIDRNLNRLRELDDIYNGGVITLASNLWTIRESLRTADLVIGAVLIPGASAPRLVRRDMLPLMKRGAVIVDVAIDQGGCCETSHATTHTDPVYYVDNVLHYCVSNMPAAVPHTSTYGLNNATLPYLLQLANKGVAKAIAENPALALGVNTYKGHVTYPGVAESQNIPCTDLQSLL, from the coding sequence ATGATCATTGGCGTTCCTCGTGAAGTAAAAGACCATGAATCCCGGGTCGGCCTGGTTCCTCACGGCGTTACCGCGTTGCTGGAATCGGGTCATCAGGTGATCGTTCAAACCCGCGCCGGACACCTCTCGTCGATTACCGACGAAGAGTATGTGGAAGCCGGGGCACGCATTGTGCCCACCGCGGCCGATGTCTGGAACCAGGCGGACATTGTCACCAAAGTGAAGGAGCCGCAGAGCTCGGAATACGGCTTTTTCCGCGAAGGGCTGACGCTCTTCACATACTTGCATCTGGCTCCGCTGCCGGATCTTACGCAGAAACTGGTGGAGACCAAGGTCACCGGCGTCGCGTATGAAACCATCCAGGAAAAGGACGGCTCGCTGCCGCTGCTGACGCCGATGAGCGAAGTGGCCGGCCGCATGTCCGTGCAAATCGGCGCGCAGTATCTGGAAGCACCGAACGGAGGCCGCGGCGTGCTGCTGGGCGGCATCCCGGGCGTGGCTCCCGCCAATGTTGTGGTACTGGGCGGCGGCATCGTCGGCCATAACGCGGCCAAGATGGCTTTCGGCCTGGGCGCGAACGTGACCATCATCGACCGCAACCTGAACCGGCTGCGCGAGCTGGACGACATCTATAATGGCGGCGTCATCACGCTGGCTTCGAACCTTTGGACGATCCGCGAGTCCCTGCGCACGGCTGACCTGGTCATCGGCGCTGTGCTGATCCCCGGCGCCTCCGCTCCGCGCCTCGTGCGGCGCGACATGCTGCCGCTCATGAAGCGCGGCGCGGTGATTGTCGACGTCGCGATCGACCAGGGCGGTTGCTGCGAAACCTCCCATGCGACGACGCACACCGACCCGGTCTACTACGTCGACAACGTGCTGCACTACTGCGTGTCGAACATGCCGGCGGCCGTGCCCCACACGTCCACCTATGGCCTGAATAACGCCACGCTACCGTATTTGCTGCAGTTGGCGAACAAGGGCGTCGCCAAAGCGATTGCGGAGAACCCCGCCCTCGCGTTGGGTGTGAACACCTACAAGGGGCATGTCACGTATCCTGGTGTCGCCGAAAGCCAGAACATCCCCTGCACCGATTTACAATCGTTGCTGTGA
- a CDS encoding peptidoglycan-binding domain-containing protein, producing MLFIPFALLLSISFPDFSLAQKKPVAKAPASKTPAGKAAAGKTAPSKSAASKAPAAKSGASKSAATKSASGKKGTLAQRKAVAPRRMTQQQPGEDRVREIQQALTEKGYNVDVNGVWGPESTEALKKFQEDQNINNMSGRGKLDSLTLIALGLGPKREPPPQTAAPVQPKAATEGKLP from the coding sequence TTGCTGTTCATCCCATTTGCGTTGCTTCTCTCCATCAGCTTTCCGGATTTCTCCCTCGCGCAGAAGAAACCAGTAGCCAAGGCTCCGGCCTCCAAAACGCCGGCGGGCAAGGCTGCGGCCGGTAAGACTGCACCGTCGAAGTCCGCTGCTTCCAAAGCTCCGGCGGCCAAGAGCGGCGCATCGAAGTCGGCTGCCACGAAGTCTGCCTCCGGCAAGAAAGGGACGCTGGCCCAGCGCAAGGCCGTCGCACCTAGACGGATGACGCAGCAGCAGCCCGGTGAAGACCGCGTCCGGGAGATTCAACAGGCACTGACGGAGAAGGGCTACAACGTCGATGTAAACGGCGTTTGGGGTCCTGAATCCACGGAAGCATTGAAGAAGTTCCAGGAAGACCAGAACATCAACAATATGTCCGGACGGGGCAAGCTTGATTCGCTCACGCTAATCGCCTTGGGGCTCGGTCCAAAACGGGAACCTCCGCCACAGACCGCGGCTCCGGTTCAGCCCAAGGCGGCAACAGAAGGAAAACTCCCATGA
- a CDS encoding ABC transporter ATP-binding protein → MSLISIKNASKIFQHRKPRMVLRDRLRQFTSKPGKEGFYALRNVSFEVEARESIALIGANGAGKSTLLSLVCGLAQPDEGSVEVHGSIAPLLELGSGFHMDLTGHENLYLNSAMLGMTKAQVRQRYDSILEFSEIAEFIHEPLRTYSMGMSLRLAFSIAVHCDPAIVIIDEVLGVGDAAFQRKCHTRIAELRDEGKTLLCVSHSPETVLEFCDRAIWLHHGQLLMDAPAQEACAAYMRFVADPTLPLPGMPSPEN, encoded by the coding sequence ATGAGCCTGATCAGCATCAAGAACGCATCGAAGATCTTCCAGCACCGCAAACCGCGCATGGTGCTGAGGGACCGGCTTCGCCAGTTCACCTCGAAGCCCGGCAAAGAGGGCTTCTATGCACTGCGAAATGTCTCATTCGAAGTCGAGGCGCGAGAGAGCATTGCGCTGATCGGTGCCAACGGCGCGGGCAAGAGCACGCTGCTCAGCCTGGTCTGCGGTCTCGCCCAACCCGACGAAGGCTCCGTCGAAGTTCATGGATCCATTGCGCCCCTGCTCGAACTCGGGTCCGGCTTCCATATGGACCTGACGGGCCATGAGAACTTGTATCTGAACTCCGCTATGCTGGGCATGACCAAAGCCCAGGTGCGCCAGCGTTACGATTCCATCCTCGAGTTCTCTGAGATTGCCGAGTTCATCCACGAGCCGTTGCGCACCTACTCCATGGGCATGTCGCTGCGCCTGGCGTTCTCCATCGCCGTGCACTGCGATCCGGCTATCGTCATCATTGACGAGGTGTTAGGAGTGGGCGACGCCGCGTTCCAGCGCAAATGCCATACGCGCATCGCCGAACTCCGGGACGAGGGCAAAACCCTGCTTTGCGTGTCGCACAGCCCGGAGACGGTTCTGGAGTTTTGCGACCGGGCGATCTGGCTGCACCACGGCCAGTTGTTGATGGATGCTCCAGCACAAGAAGCATGCGCGGCCTACATGAGATTTGTGGCCGATCCGACGCTCCCTCTGCCCGGTATGCCTTCGCCAGAAAACTAG
- a CDS encoding ABC transporter permease produces MWNGDYLFLLRELVAKDFKVRYRNMSLGVFWSLLNPLVMMAVYTYVFTRILARPLPHFSVHLLCGLIPFNFFTIAWLSATNSLIENVAIIKRIPMKREIIPIASILSNLTHLLIQLGLLLFFVLISGLSVNINWLWLPVVWGLEIMFLIGLGLASSAMNLFVRDVRYVVESINLLLFWIVPIVYTFDNVPVDFRDLYQYNPVAALILATQTIILGGAAPSARLLIKLALVSAVSMGLGFTIFRRAEKRFYEYL; encoded by the coding sequence ATGTGGAACGGCGACTACCTATTTCTGCTGCGTGAGCTGGTGGCGAAGGACTTCAAGGTCCGCTACCGCAACATGTCGCTGGGCGTTTTCTGGTCGCTGCTGAACCCGCTGGTGATGATGGCGGTGTACACGTATGTGTTCACCCGCATTCTGGCAAGGCCGCTGCCACACTTCAGCGTCCATCTCCTATGCGGGCTCATCCCGTTCAATTTCTTCACGATAGCCTGGCTCTCGGCGACCAACTCGCTGATCGAGAATGTGGCCATCATCAAGCGCATCCCCATGAAGCGCGAGATCATCCCCATCGCCTCGATCCTCTCCAACCTGACGCATCTATTGATTCAGTTGGGGTTGCTGTTATTCTTCGTGCTCATTTCCGGCCTGTCCGTGAACATCAACTGGCTCTGGCTGCCCGTGGTGTGGGGGCTGGAGATCATGTTCCTCATCGGCCTGGGGCTGGCCTCGTCGGCGATGAACCTGTTCGTGCGCGACGTCCGCTACGTAGTGGAATCAATCAACTTATTGCTCTTCTGGATTGTGCCCATCGTCTACACCTTCGATAACGTGCCTGTCGACTTCCGGGATCTCTATCAGTACAACCCGGTGGCCGCCCTGATCCTGGCGACCCAGACAATCATTCTGGGCGGCGCCGCCCCTTCCGCGCGGTTGCTCATCAAGCTCGCGTTGGTCTCCGCCGTCTCGATGGGGCTGGGCTTCACCATCTTCCGGCGGGCGGAGAAGCGTTTCTACGAGTACCTGTAG
- the galE gene encoding UDP-glucose 4-epimerase GalE, which translates to MKVLLTGGAGYVGSHAAKALSQAGHEVVVVDNLFRGHDWAAKWGPLEVADLTDEAALRRVFRSHQPQAVMHFAALAYVGESMTEPVRYFRNNVEGSLNLLRVMLDHGVKDIVFSSSCATYGTPDSLPIREDAPQNPMSPYGESKKMVELALHWFAACHGFRYAALRYFNAAGCDPDGETGEFHTPETHLIPSIIEAAMGQREALHVFGDDFPTPDGTCLRDYVHVSDLARAHVLALHKLGSGNGSMKLNLGTGCGLSVRQMVDMVEQVSGLRVPVRMAPRRDGDPAALVADASSAAHLLGWKPQLSSLEQIVGSAWAWQHQHLPRQLA; encoded by the coding sequence ATGAAAGTACTTCTAACGGGGGGCGCGGGGTACGTTGGTTCCCACGCCGCCAAGGCCCTCAGTCAGGCGGGGCATGAAGTCGTAGTCGTGGACAATCTCTTCCGGGGACACGATTGGGCCGCCAAATGGGGCCCGCTGGAGGTCGCAGACCTCACTGACGAAGCGGCGCTTCGCCGGGTCTTCCGGTCACATCAACCTCAGGCCGTCATGCATTTCGCGGCGCTTGCCTACGTCGGCGAGTCCATGACCGAACCTGTGCGCTACTTCCGCAACAACGTGGAAGGCAGCCTGAATCTCCTGCGCGTGATGCTGGATCACGGCGTCAAGGACATAGTTTTTTCTTCTTCCTGTGCGACTTACGGGACTCCGGACAGCCTCCCCATCCGGGAGGACGCGCCCCAGAACCCGATGAGTCCGTATGGCGAGTCGAAGAAGATGGTCGAGCTCGCGCTGCACTGGTTTGCGGCTTGCCACGGCTTTCGCTACGCCGCCCTGCGCTACTTCAACGCCGCCGGCTGCGATCCCGACGGCGAGACGGGTGAGTTTCACACGCCCGAGACGCACCTCATCCCCAGCATCATCGAGGCGGCCATGGGCCAGCGCGAGGCCCTGCATGTCTTCGGCGATGACTTCCCCACTCCGGATGGCACTTGCCTGCGCGACTATGTCCATGTGAGCGACCTGGCCCGGGCGCATGTGCTGGCCCTGCACAAACTGGGGAGCGGCAACGGCTCGATGAAACTGAACCTCGGCACCGGCTGCGGGCTCAGCGTCCGCCAGATGGTGGATATGGTGGAGCAGGTCTCGGGACTGCGGGTGCCGGTCCGCATGGCGCCTCGCCGGGACGGTGATCCAGCCGCCCTGGTGGCCGACGCCAGCAGCGCCGCCCACCTGCTGGGCTGGAAACCGCAGCTCTCATCGCTGGAGCAGATCGTCGGAAGCGCCTGGGCCTGGCAGCACCAGCATCTGCCCAGGCAGTTGGCGTAA